CACCAGGGTGGAAGGGGTGGCATTTAAGTATACGCACAAGGGTGAACCATCCACCTTTCAGTGCGCCCAACCGTTTGAATGCTTCTAAACCATAGTGAGAGCAGCTAGGATAGAAGCGGCATGTGGGTGGTTTAAGTGGAGAAATAAATCGCTGATAAAATCGTATTAGCACAATAAACGGCCATTTCAATAGTGATCCGCTCCTTTTTTAAAAGCTTAGAGATAATATACCATATAAGGGCTCTTTTAAGTAGTTAGCATGGTTTTGAAGCATAAATAAGGCTGCCTTCTAAGGGGTTACCCGAACTTTTTTGACAGCCTGATCATGGTATATTATTCTTTTGTTTGGTTATCCCAGCGGTTATAGTAAATTAAGTTTTCTAGTGCTCGTCGTTTTTCCCATCCTGATGATTCTAAAATTGGTTTATCGGGGTATTGGTCCGTATAACCAAGTGACATTAATGCGATTGGATCGATGTGTGGCGGGATATCTAGAATATCACGGACGTCATTTTTTTTATAGAAACTGACCCAGCCCATGGCTAACCCTTCAGCACAAGACGCAAGCCACATGTTTTGAATCGCACATGCTGTTGATAAAACATCGGTTTCTGGAATCGAGTTTCTTCCTAGTACATGAGAACCACCGCGCGTGGGGTCACAAGTGACACAAATGGTGATTGGTGCTTCTTTAATCCCTTCAATTTTTAAATTGAGGAATTTTTGTTGTCGTTCATTCTCATAATGAATCGCTAATGCTCGTCGTTCTTTATCCGTAGCCCAAGCGAGCCGTTCTTTAATTTTATCAGACGTGATGATGATGAAATTCCATGGTTGCATAAAACCTACAGATGGACCGTGATGGCCTGCTTCAAGAATACGTTGCAGGACCGACTCCGGAATCGGCTTTGATAAGAAGCTTCGCACATCTCTGCGGTTTTCTATTACTTTATAAATGGCATCTTTTTCATTTTGGTTAAACATACAATCAAATCCTCTCTGTCCAGCTTACTTTAATGGTAGCAGGAAATGAAAAGATTGACTATAGTCATTTGACTATTCGATTAGAAGTACGATGGTTAATGAAATTTTAAGTTCATATGAAAAGATAGAGTGGCTGGGCTAGCTGGATTCGAACCAGCGCATAACGGAATCAAAATCCGCTGCCTTACCGCTTGGCTATAGCCCAACATATGTATTAGGTGAATGATGTAAAGGTAGGTTATGAAAGAAAAGAAATGGCTGGGCTAGCTGGATTCGAACCAGCGCATGACGGAATCAAAATCCGCTGCCTTACCGCTTGGCTATAGCCCAACATATGTATTAGATGAATGATGTAAAGGTAGGTTATGAAAGAAAAGAAATGGCTGGGCTAGCTGGATTCGAACCAGCGCATAACGGAATCAAAATCCGCTGCCTTACCACTTGGCTATAGCCCAATGCCTTGAATCAGTTCCTTTACATTTCATATGATTGCACAATCAAGGTGATTTTATACATTTCTTTAAATAGATTTTATAAAAAAAGATCGCATCTATAAAAAGTTCAAATAGGTGCGATCTTGGTGTATGGTTTAGCTTACATAAAACGTCATATTTGGTTGCATGACCGTTTGTAACTGACGATGTTCTGTCTCGCTTAACGGTACGAGAGGGAGGCGAACCGAACCTACGCTGATGC
The genomic region above belongs to Desertibacillus haloalkaliphilus and contains:
- the yidD gene encoding membrane protein insertion efficiency factor YidD; the encoded protein is MKWPFIVLIRFYQRFISPLKPPTCRFYPSCSHYGLEAFKRLGALKGGWFTLVRILKCHPFHPGGFDPVPEPKKNKQTRN
- the bluB gene encoding 5,6-dimethylbenzimidazole synthase codes for the protein MFNQNEKDAIYKVIENRRDVRSFLSKPIPESVLQRILEAGHHGPSVGFMQPWNFIIITSDKIKERLAWATDKERRALAIHYENERQQKFLNLKIEGIKEAPITICVTCDPTRGGSHVLGRNSIPETDVLSTACAIQNMWLASCAEGLAMGWVSFYKKNDVRDILDIPPHIDPIALMSLGYTDQYPDKPILESSGWEKRRALENLIYYNRWDNQTKE